TCTCCGCCGCCCAGGGCTGCCACCTCGGCGCCGACGCTCAGCGGGCCGAGGTTGGCCATCAGGTTCACGCCGGCGTTGAACTGGTCGCGGTTGTCGAAGGCTGCGCGTTGCTCGATATCCAGCCCCAGCAGGTGGCCTTCGCTGTCGACCTCCTGGTCGCCGAGGGCGTGGTCGTAACCCACCTCGACCCCCGGAACCAGTTGCCAGCTACCCATGGCAATGGGGGTGAACGATGCCTTGACGTTGGCGAACGCACTGCGGCGGGTCTCTTTCAGGTCGTCTACCTGCAATGCCAGTTCGCTACCCTTTTCGGTGAAGCCGGAAAGGTCTACACGGCTTACCCGCATGCCCAGGCTCGGCTCCAGCACCAGGCCACTGGTGTTCATGCGATAACCCAGCGCCAGGCTGCCGCCGGCCAGGGTGCCGTGGCTGTCACCTTTGGCAGTGCCCAGGCCACCGCCCAGTTCGCGCTTGCTGCTGTAGTCGAGGTAGCCGGCGCTGGCGTTGGCGTCGATGAACAGGCCTTGCTCCAGGCTGCCGGGGGCGAAGCGGGTGCCGAGGCGCAGGAAGGTCAGATCGGTGTCGGCCTCGCCGCCGGCGCCGCCGACGTTGCCCTTGCTGTAACCGAAGCCGGCATGGGCGCTGAGCTGTTCGGAAAAGCGCTGGGTCATGCCAATCATCAGGCCTTGGCTGTGCTCGTTGCTGCTGGCGGCATGGGCCGAGCCGTCGGTGCCCAGGTAGCCGGCCAGCGCCGTGCTCCACAGGCGTGACTGGCCGACCTTGAGGTCGCTGCCATCGGCAAACGGGGCGGCTGCACGGTCGATCATGCTCGCCTGGCGCAGCAGGTAGCTGGCGGCGTCGGCGTGCACCTGGCCGCCGACGGTGGACTCGACGCCGCCCAGGGTGCCGGCGTCGATGGCCGATTGCAGGTAGTAGTTGTAGGCGCTGTAGGTACCGGAGAGCGCGGTGTCCTGCAACTGCCCGAGCAGGCGCGCACCGGCTGCGGCGTTGCCTTGCAGGCCGGCTTCGCCGGGCAGGGTGTTGTAGCGCACCATCTTGCCACGCAGCACGTAGATCGTTTCCTGGCTCAGGCCCAGGCCCTGCTTGAGGTAGTTGTCCATGCTGCCGTACTCGGCGGTCACTTCGTCCAGGCCGGCCTGCAGGTAGCTGGCATCGACACCGATCAAGGGTGCGTAGATGGCGGCCATGCTCGGTGGCATGTGGGCCAGGG
The Pseudomonas sp. KU43P genome window above contains:
- a CDS encoding tyrosine-protein phosphatase, coding for MSQRLLCSLSLLTLAVSAAHAADALDTPRLAGMDNFRDVAGTTAPYSTSHDGVMRAGVFYRSNALTPTAADMAALNGLGISDVFDLRTPSEIAATPDNVPAGARYTNIDIIGNTTSGANITNMSFSSAAEARAMMEETNRAFVSDAGMRGEFTKLFNELASADGAAVFHCTAGKDRTGWTAAVLQSIAGVDDATIMQNYLATNDYTAARMAATLAHMPPSMAAIYAPLIGVDASYLQAGLDEVTAEYGSMDNYLKQGLGLSQETIYVLRGKMVRYNTLPGEAGLQGNAAAGARLLGQLQDTALSGTYSAYNYYLQSAIDAGTLGGVESTVGGQVHADAASYLLRQASMIDRAAAPFADGSDLKVGQSRLWSTALAGYLGTDGSAHAASSNEHSQGLMIGMTQRFSEQLSAHAGFGYSKGNVGGAGGEADTDLTFLRLGTRFAPGSLEQGLFIDANASAGYLDYSSKRELGGGLGTAKGDSHGTLAGGSLALGYRMNTSGLVLEPSLGMRVSRVDLSGFTEKGSELALQVDDLKETRRSAFANVKASFTPIAMGSWQLVPGVEVGYDHALGDQEVDSEGHLLGLDIEQRAAFDNRDQFNAGVNLMANLGPLSVGAEVAALGGGDSHGVSGSLKASYAF